The following coding sequences lie in one Nocardioides sambongensis genomic window:
- a CDS encoding ATP-binding cassette domain-containing protein, whose translation MTAPPAHRRADLEAAGLTVRGAHVVMLRATSLTLAAGEVRAVVGEPGHGHTALALALAGRLPYDAGTVTLDGDPGAGRRRRAVALVDVPGVSEPDGPIPLSTVVHEELAFARQRRPRRVIRSWVGDLDPSTRFEDVPPPHRVALLLQLAALRPGVRFLVLTLPERYGAEPVHWEPVAREIAASGPGVLVTVGPTTAAGLSVPTSRLGGVSEGAVA comes from the coding sequence ATGACTGCTCCGCCCGCACACCGTCGCGCCGATCTCGAGGCCGCTGGTCTCACCGTCCGCGGCGCCCACGTGGTGATGCTGCGCGCCACCTCGCTGACCCTCGCCGCGGGTGAGGTCCGCGCCGTCGTCGGGGAGCCCGGCCACGGTCACACCGCACTCGCTCTGGCGCTCGCCGGCCGCCTTCCGTACGACGCCGGCACGGTCACCCTCGACGGCGACCCCGGCGCGGGCCGGCGTCGGCGGGCGGTCGCGCTGGTCGACGTACCGGGGGTGAGTGAGCCGGACGGACCGATCCCGCTGTCCACCGTGGTGCACGAGGAGCTGGCCTTCGCGCGCCAGCGGCGCCCGCGCCGGGTGATCCGCAGCTGGGTGGGCGACCTCGACCCGTCGACCCGGTTCGAGGACGTGCCGCCACCGCACCGGGTGGCGCTGCTGCTGCAGCTGGCGGCGCTGCGGCCGGGCGTGCGGTTCCTGGTGCTGACCCTGCCCGAGCGCTACGGCGCGGAGCCGGTGCACTGGGAGCCGGTGGCCCGGGAGATCGCGGCGAGCGGCCCCGGGGTGCTGGTCACCGTGGGGCCGACCACCGCGGCCGGGCTGAGCGTGCCGACCTCGCGGCTGGGCGGCGTCTCCGAAGGAGCGGTCGCATGA
- a CDS encoding phospholipase D-like domain-containing protein, producing the protein MPGYPPEDREVFESDAIALYEAAVEEKGIHTDDVRIAEGAPQRRAFDLLVDMGLLVKDPDTSMWRPIDPAASQSRVVAPLGAEGARLLEESARWTKAFSTLSQSWRRSPQSESSGPLTYLHREAISPYLNALLGEAEEELLTAQPQAGRDAQSLAAAALRDLEALERGVTMRTLYQHSARRQAITHKYVAQITEKGAEVRTLDEFFNRMIVVDRRVAVIPGADGPATAVAVRDPGIVAYLVDVFDRAFARGHPFVSTQTSVMREIAAEQRAMTIRMLIEGHADAVSAKRLGVSPRTYAGYVADLKAEYEADTRFQLGYMMGQLGITGQDADERSPAAGRKDANGDGSGP; encoded by the coding sequence ATGCCTGGATACCCGCCTGAGGACCGCGAGGTGTTCGAGTCCGACGCGATCGCGCTCTACGAGGCGGCCGTGGAGGAGAAGGGCATCCACACCGACGACGTACGGATCGCCGAGGGTGCACCGCAACGCCGGGCGTTCGACCTGCTGGTCGACATGGGTCTGCTGGTGAAGGACCCGGACACCTCGATGTGGCGACCGATCGACCCGGCCGCCTCGCAGTCGCGCGTGGTCGCGCCGCTGGGAGCCGAGGGTGCCCGGCTGCTGGAGGAGTCGGCTCGCTGGACGAAGGCGTTCAGCACCCTGAGCCAGTCCTGGCGTCGCTCCCCGCAGTCGGAGTCCTCGGGGCCGCTGACCTACCTGCACCGCGAGGCGATCAGTCCCTACCTCAACGCGCTGCTCGGCGAGGCCGAGGAGGAGCTGCTGACCGCACAGCCGCAGGCCGGCCGCGACGCCCAGTCGCTGGCCGCCGCGGCCCTGCGCGACCTCGAGGCGCTCGAGCGCGGGGTCACCATGCGCACGCTCTACCAGCACAGCGCGCGGCGCCAGGCGATCACCCACAAGTACGTCGCCCAGATCACCGAGAAGGGTGCCGAGGTCCGCACCCTCGACGAGTTCTTCAACCGGATGATCGTGGTGGACCGGCGGGTCGCGGTGATCCCGGGGGCGGACGGACCGGCCACCGCCGTCGCCGTACGGGATCCGGGGATCGTGGCCTACCTGGTCGACGTCTTCGACCGGGCCTTCGCCCGCGGCCACCCGTTCGTCTCGACGCAGACCTCGGTGATGCGGGAGATCGCCGCCGAGCAGCGGGCGATGACGATCCGGATGCTGATCGAGGGCCACGCGGACGCGGTCAGCGCGAAGCGCCTCGGCGTCAGTCCGCGGACGTACGCCGGCTACGTGGCCGACCTCAAGGCCGAGTACGAGGCCGACACCCGATTCCAGCTCGGCTACATGATGGGCCAGCTCGGCATCACCGGGCAGGACGCCGACGAGCGCTCGCCCGCCGCCGGGCGGAAGGACGCGAACGGCGACGGGTCCGGACCGTGA
- a CDS encoding NAD(P)H-quinone oxidoreductase produces MRAVTTTEPGGPEVLTISDVPDPRPGPGEVVLDVAAAAVNRADLLQRMGLYPPPPGASEIIGLECSGTVSAVGDGVTDWSVGDRACALLAGGGYAEKVAVPAGQLMPVPDGIDLVTAAALPEVACTVWSNVFMTAALDDADVLLVHGGAGGIGTFAIQLASARGHRVFTTAGSPEKRERCVALGAEVAIDYREEDFVEVVRERTDGVGADVVLDNMGAKYLDRNIDVLADSGRLVIIGMQGGAKAELNIAKLLGKRGAVIATALRSRPVEDKSWICADVVEHVWPLVESGAVEPIVGNVLPLEQVAEAHRLLDGDGNIGKILLTL; encoded by the coding sequence ATGCGTGCCGTCACCACGACCGAGCCCGGTGGACCCGAGGTCCTCACGATCAGCGACGTCCCCGACCCCCGTCCGGGCCCCGGCGAGGTGGTCCTCGACGTCGCCGCCGCCGCCGTCAACCGGGCCGACCTGCTCCAGCGGATGGGCTTATACCCGCCGCCTCCGGGGGCGAGCGAGATCATCGGCCTGGAGTGCAGCGGCACCGTGTCCGCAGTCGGCGACGGCGTCACCGACTGGTCCGTCGGCGACCGGGCCTGCGCCCTGCTCGCCGGAGGTGGGTACGCCGAGAAGGTGGCCGTCCCCGCCGGGCAGCTGATGCCCGTGCCGGACGGGATCGACCTGGTCACCGCGGCCGCGCTGCCGGAGGTGGCCTGCACGGTGTGGTCCAACGTGTTCATGACCGCCGCCCTCGACGACGCCGACGTGCTGCTGGTGCACGGCGGCGCGGGCGGCATCGGCACCTTCGCCATCCAGCTGGCCTCGGCCCGCGGCCACCGGGTCTTCACCACGGCCGGCTCGCCGGAGAAGCGGGAGCGCTGCGTGGCACTCGGCGCGGAGGTCGCGATCGACTACCGCGAGGAGGACTTCGTCGAGGTGGTGCGCGAGCGCACCGACGGCGTCGGCGCGGACGTCGTGCTGGACAACATGGGGGCGAAGTACCTCGACCGCAACATCGATGTCCTCGCCGACTCCGGTCGACTGGTGATCATCGGGATGCAGGGCGGCGCGAAGGCGGAGCTCAACATCGCCAAGCTGCTCGGCAAGCGCGGCGCCGTGATCGCCACCGCGCTGCGGTCCCGGCCGGTGGAGGACAAGTCCTGGATCTGCGCCGACGTGGTCGAGCACGTGTGGCCGCTGGTCGAGTCCGGAGCCGTCGAGCCGATCGTGGGCAACGTCCTGCCGTTGGAGCAGGTCGCCGAGGCGCACCGACTGCTGGACGGGGACGGCAACATCGGCAAGATCCTGCTCACCCTCTGA
- a CDS encoding YhgE/Pip domain-containing protein — protein MNSFRLAATELRRLTAGRLPRVALIALVVLPTLYGGLYLYANHDPYERLGEVPAALVVEDQPVTTDDEEIHAGRDLADQLLEQQDFDWHEVDADEAEAGVESGRYDFALRIPDGFSAALASISELDPDQARLELVTNDANSYLSTTIAGQVATRVRTALAEQVGTQAATSFLIGLSDARSGLQKAADGAGRLRDGLGDAKAGARRLEDGTDELAAGAAEVDGGAHRLATGLQEIVESTAALPRQSRRLARGARQVAAGDRRIAKVGDRVARASTQVRKAYRTGRGELRRRLRSVGLEPVQVRRVMGVYDDLGPPLRRADRKVQRTSDQLDRLANGSRSVADGAQRLARSAPQLVRGLRQARDGADDLAAGTGALGVGADEVAAGAEELWTGLGTLKQGAGRLSRQLDAGAAQVPDLAAPEQESVADAIASPVRVAESGQTVAGSYGAGLAPFFLGLAAWIGGYALFLIVKPLSRRAIAADQVPLRIALGGWLAPTVIGVLQMSVMLTVVSLVVGIGPANALGTWAFLVLMSGTFIAIVQCLNAWLGTAGQFLGLVLLVLQLITAGGTFPWQTIPSALYPLHHVLPMSYALDGLRQLMYGGLDALVLGDIAVLAAWGAGALALTAVAARRQRVWSVSRIQPELTV, from the coding sequence ATGAACTCGTTCCGCTTGGCCGCGACCGAGTTGCGGCGACTGACCGCCGGGCGGCTGCCGCGGGTCGCGTTGATCGCCCTCGTGGTACTGCCCACGCTCTACGGCGGGCTCTACCTCTACGCCAACCATGACCCCTACGAGCGGCTCGGCGAGGTGCCGGCCGCCCTCGTGGTGGAGGACCAGCCGGTGACCACCGACGATGAGGAGATCCACGCCGGGCGCGACCTGGCCGACCAGCTGCTGGAGCAGCAGGACTTCGACTGGCACGAGGTCGACGCCGACGAGGCGGAGGCGGGGGTGGAGAGCGGGCGCTACGACTTCGCGCTGCGGATCCCGGACGGATTCTCGGCGGCGCTGGCCAGCATCTCCGAGCTGGACCCGGACCAGGCCCGCCTCGAGCTCGTCACCAACGACGCCAACTCCTACCTCTCCACCACCATCGCGGGCCAGGTCGCCACCCGGGTGCGCACGGCCCTCGCCGAGCAGGTCGGCACCCAGGCGGCCACCTCGTTCCTGATCGGCCTCTCCGACGCGCGGTCGGGTCTGCAGAAGGCGGCCGACGGCGCGGGCCGGCTGCGCGACGGGCTGGGGGACGCGAAGGCGGGCGCGCGGCGGCTCGAGGACGGCACCGACGAGCTGGCCGCCGGCGCCGCCGAGGTCGACGGCGGTGCCCATCGACTGGCCACCGGACTGCAGGAGATCGTCGAGTCCACCGCGGCGCTGCCCCGGCAGTCGCGTCGACTGGCGCGTGGAGCACGCCAGGTCGCGGCCGGGGACCGGCGGATCGCGAAGGTCGGCGACCGGGTCGCCCGCGCCTCGACCCAGGTGCGCAAGGCCTACCGGACCGGGCGCGGTGAGCTGCGCCGCCGGCTGCGATCGGTCGGACTGGAGCCGGTGCAGGTCCGGCGCGTGATGGGTGTCTACGACGACCTGGGCCCGCCGCTGCGACGCGCCGATCGCAAGGTGCAACGGACCTCGGACCAGCTGGATCGGCTGGCGAACGGCTCGCGCTCGGTCGCCGACGGGGCGCAGCGCCTGGCCCGGTCGGCGCCGCAGCTGGTGCGAGGCCTGCGCCAGGCACGCGACGGCGCCGACGATCTGGCTGCCGGGACCGGGGCGCTGGGGGTGGGGGCCGACGAGGTCGCCGCAGGCGCCGAAGAGCTGTGGACGGGCCTGGGCACCCTGAAGCAGGGCGCCGGCAGGCTGAGCCGACAGCTCGACGCGGGCGCCGCACAGGTCCCCGATCTCGCCGCCCCCGAACAGGAGTCGGTGGCCGACGCGATCGCCTCGCCGGTCCGGGTCGCCGAGTCCGGGCAGACCGTGGCGGGCTCGTACGGCGCCGGGCTGGCGCCGTTCTTCCTCGGACTGGCCGCCTGGATCGGCGGTTACGCACTGTTCCTGATCGTCAAGCCGTTGTCGCGTCGGGCGATCGCCGCCGACCAGGTGCCGCTGCGGATCGCGCTGGGCGGCTGGCTGGCGCCCACGGTGATCGGGGTGCTCCAGATGAGCGTGATGCTGACCGTGGTGAGCCTGGTGGTCGGCATCGGGCCGGCGAACGCGCTGGGGACCTGGGCGTTCCTGGTGCTGATGTCGGGCACCTTCATCGCGATCGTGCAGTGCCTCAACGCCTGGCTGGGCACCGCGGGCCAGTTCCTGGGCCTGGTGCTGCTGGTACTGCAGCTGATCACCGCGGGTGGCACCTTCCCCTGGCAGACGATCCCGAGCGCCCTCTATCCGCTGCACCACGTGCTGCCGATGTCCTATGCGCTCGACGGCCTGCGCCAGCTGATGTACGGCGGGCTCGACGCTCTGGTGCTCGGCGACATCGCCGTGCTCGCCGCGTGGGGCGCCGGCGCGCTGGCGCTGACCGCGGTGGCCGCGCGGCGACAACGGGTGTGGTCGGTGAGCCGGATCCAGCCGGAGCTCACCGTCTGA
- a CDS encoding helix-turn-helix transcriptional regulator produces the protein MIGRSAQLSDALGYLAAGVDVVIEGVPGSGRSTFLTTLGAELEDDGAEVVRVAGIAGLRDHPLAALDAQLRSDGGPRLTGAITAVVDRLSELASSGRFVLMIDDADALDDASWGVILTAQSSSSRAGSSQFNIVSSNLLSCESGPRQIERLHRAYDVRLSAMRLDEFERLMTERADGPIDKFTLSRLYAKSAGLPGLGIGLVDVGCREGRLVRHRGVWTATSDLWSPTLRRLVERQIAHLTGRERKATQLLSLAGPVSMAEAEELIGRNVLDRLERKGLLRFTSTGGVPKATVTPPLVSEQFRHSVGGFERNRTLQHLERLAPTSPVEDGDLVDASPSERDALFVRTVHEHARARLAEARATWRRTHTATTALGLLDALSMTGAPESEIETVTHEIPIDSPDWLRVRLWDAERRATSGQYSEILDELSVLADSLGGGDLLRARATILRIQTDHVTLPPDLDPESVVERMARTATAADVAAYRLERARAGIAQGRFRAAGRELDLLDGDEVGLGDLSAESLRCLVLLGEGDHAQALRRATEGLAVARDRRDARVIQKFSYVAALCAFVSGDYANADRFVESALATGIPSGVPQGPALGLLCIGSVLAGRLGHADLARARVADARRIGGGLGPFPAMSADWAQFQILLADGHPDQAFADLRATIDRLYAGGARWSAAMADLLVTELRPDPADLDGLGARLSGIEGAFVGVLHHYVAALALGEPDDLLKTVPGLATTGRPGFAVNAYEHAGRILRDHGRDEEAEEVAAELERFRSSLPTGGYDATRFRRVEVLLSERELEIAHMVQQGRSNPEIAAALFLSVRTVESHVRSIMRKLGISSRSALIAYVAATGSL, from the coding sequence GTGATCGGTCGGAGCGCTCAACTGTCGGATGCGCTGGGCTACCTCGCCGCTGGAGTGGACGTGGTGATCGAAGGTGTGCCAGGCAGTGGCCGTTCGACCTTCCTGACCACGCTCGGCGCGGAGCTCGAGGACGACGGCGCCGAGGTGGTGCGCGTCGCCGGCATCGCCGGTCTCCGGGACCATCCGCTCGCCGCGCTCGACGCGCAGCTCAGGTCGGACGGCGGGCCTCGGCTGACCGGGGCGATCACGGCGGTCGTCGACCGCCTGAGCGAGCTGGCGTCCAGCGGACGCTTCGTGTTGATGATCGACGACGCCGATGCGCTCGATGACGCCTCGTGGGGGGTCATCCTCACCGCGCAGAGCAGTTCATCCCGGGCCGGCTCGTCCCAGTTCAACATCGTCTCGTCCAACCTGCTTTCGTGCGAGTCCGGGCCGCGGCAGATCGAGCGGTTGCACCGTGCGTACGACGTGCGCCTCTCCGCTATGCGCCTCGACGAGTTCGAGCGCCTCATGACTGAGCGAGCCGATGGCCCGATCGACAAGTTCACGCTCAGTCGCCTCTACGCGAAATCCGCGGGGCTGCCGGGTCTGGGGATCGGCCTGGTGGATGTGGGGTGCAGAGAAGGCCGATTGGTGCGGCACCGTGGAGTCTGGACGGCGACCAGCGACCTGTGGAGCCCTACGCTCCGTCGCCTGGTCGAGCGTCAGATCGCTCATCTCACCGGTCGCGAGCGGAAAGCGACTCAACTGCTCAGCTTGGCAGGCCCGGTCAGCATGGCGGAAGCTGAGGAGCTCATCGGGCGCAATGTACTCGACCGGCTCGAGCGCAAAGGCCTTCTGCGTTTCACCTCGACGGGTGGAGTCCCCAAGGCGACGGTGACGCCACCGTTGGTCAGCGAGCAGTTCCGCCACTCCGTCGGAGGTTTCGAACGCAACCGGACCCTGCAGCATCTCGAGCGGCTTGCACCGACCTCCCCGGTCGAAGACGGTGATCTGGTCGACGCGTCGCCGAGTGAGAGGGACGCGCTCTTCGTACGCACCGTCCATGAGCACGCTCGAGCTCGCCTCGCGGAGGCGCGCGCGACGTGGCGCAGGACGCATACCGCCACGACCGCGTTGGGGCTGCTGGACGCCCTCTCGATGACCGGCGCACCGGAGTCGGAGATCGAGACGGTCACCCATGAGATTCCGATCGATTCTCCCGACTGGCTCCGGGTGCGGTTGTGGGACGCGGAGCGACGCGCGACCTCGGGGCAGTACTCCGAGATCCTGGACGAGCTCAGTGTGCTCGCCGACTCACTGGGAGGCGGCGACCTGCTGCGGGCCCGCGCGACGATCCTGCGGATCCAGACAGATCACGTCACGCTTCCGCCGGACCTGGATCCTGAGTCTGTCGTCGAACGGATGGCGCGAACCGCCACTGCCGCCGATGTCGCCGCCTACCGCCTTGAGCGCGCACGAGCCGGCATCGCGCAGGGTAGGTTCCGTGCTGCGGGTCGTGAGCTCGACCTCCTCGATGGCGACGAGGTCGGTCTCGGCGACTTGAGCGCCGAGAGCCTGCGATGTCTGGTGCTCCTCGGGGAGGGGGACCACGCGCAGGCCCTACGCCGGGCCACTGAGGGGCTGGCGGTCGCGCGCGACCGACGCGACGCCCGGGTGATCCAGAAGTTCTCCTACGTGGCCGCGCTCTGCGCGTTCGTCTCCGGTGACTACGCGAACGCCGACCGCTTCGTCGAGAGCGCCCTTGCCACGGGAATACCCTCGGGCGTGCCGCAGGGGCCGGCACTCGGCCTTCTTTGCATCGGGAGCGTGCTCGCAGGACGTCTCGGTCATGCCGACCTGGCGCGGGCGCGAGTGGCCGACGCACGAAGGATCGGTGGTGGTCTCGGACCGTTCCCAGCGATGTCGGCCGACTGGGCACAGTTCCAGATCCTTCTCGCCGACGGCCACCCCGACCAGGCGTTCGCAGATCTGCGGGCCACCATCGACCGGCTGTATGCCGGCGGTGCGCGCTGGAGCGCGGCGATGGCGGATCTGTTGGTGACCGAGCTCCGTCCCGACCCAGCCGACCTGGACGGGCTCGGTGCGCGACTGAGCGGCATCGAGGGCGCGTTCGTCGGCGTGCTCCATCACTACGTTGCGGCGCTGGCGCTCGGCGAACCGGATGACCTCTTGAAGACCGTTCCCGGCCTGGCGACCACGGGCAGACCCGGCTTCGCCGTGAATGCGTATGAGCATGCTGGCCGAATCCTCCGGGACCACGGGCGCGACGAAGAAGCTGAGGAAGTGGCGGCCGAGCTGGAGCGCTTCCGGTCGTCGCTCCCGACGGGCGGATACGACGCGACCCGGTTCCGCCGGGTCGAGGTCCTGCTCTCGGAGCGTGAGTTGGAGATCGCTCACATGGTCCAGCAAGGACGATCGAATCCAGAGATCGCGGCCGCCCTCTTCCTCAGCGTACGCACTGTCGAGAGCCATGTTCGATCGATCATGCGCAAGCTCGGTATCTCGAGCCGTTCTGCACTGATTGCCTACGTCGCTGCCACGGGCAGTCTCTGA
- a CDS encoding bacterial proteasome activator family protein gives MTQTPSGDGQDDQQRIVVIGPDGQPVGAVPASALTQASLGGDDTQAGDDDDGEGEGKSLTDLVEQPAKVMRIGSMIRQLLEEVKAAPLDDASRHRLAEIHRSSIAELEQGLAPELIEELERLSLPFDEEATPSEPELRIAQAQLVGWLEGLFHGIQTAIYAQQMASRAQFEQIRRALPQGGGPMMPGAPQAAGADEQGEESRGGGMYL, from the coding sequence ATGACGCAGACCCCCTCCGGAGACGGGCAGGACGACCAGCAGCGGATCGTGGTGATCGGCCCCGACGGGCAGCCCGTAGGCGCCGTACCGGCCAGTGCGCTGACCCAGGCATCCCTCGGTGGCGACGACACGCAGGCCGGCGACGACGACGACGGGGAGGGCGAGGGCAAGTCCCTCACCGACCTGGTCGAGCAGCCCGCGAAGGTGATGCGGATCGGCAGCATGATCCGCCAGCTGCTGGAGGAGGTGAAGGCCGCGCCGCTGGACGACGCCAGCCGCCACCGCCTCGCCGAGATCCACCGCTCCTCGATCGCCGAGCTCGAGCAGGGCCTCGCTCCGGAGCTGATCGAGGAGCTGGAGCGGCTCTCCCTCCCCTTCGACGAGGAGGCCACGCCGTCGGAGCCCGAGCTGCGGATCGCCCAGGCGCAGCTGGTCGGATGGCTGGAGGGACTCTTCCACGGCATCCAGACGGCCATCTACGCCCAGCAGATGGCGTCCCGCGCCCAGTTCGAGCAGATCCGGCGGGCGTTGCCCCAGGGTGGCGGACCGATGATGCCCGGCGCACCGCAGGCCGCCGGAGCCGACGAGCAGGGCGAGGAGAGCCGCGGCGGCGGCATGTACCTCTGA
- a CDS encoding carbon-nitrogen hydrolase family protein yields MRETTDRPAPTRPLRITLVQAASSLEPADNRAALDRLVPRAEGAERPDLVVLPEAFARDFGSAGSDVSPFAEPLDGPFGSELARVAEDRGTTVVAGMFEAGPDPERPYNTLLVRGAAAASYRKVHLYDSFGYRESDRLSAGGVAPTVVEVGGWRVGLMTCYDLRFPEMARSLVDAGADVLVLPAAWVAGEGKVHHWRTLLTARAIENTVYVAAAGQPAPRYCGTSLVLDPMGREIAALGESEDPATTTAVADPELLLRTRDANPSLRNRRL; encoded by the coding sequence GTGCGTGAGACCACCGATCGACCCGCCCCGACCCGGCCGCTGCGGATCACCCTGGTGCAGGCGGCCTCCTCCCTCGAGCCTGCCGACAACCGGGCGGCGCTCGACCGGCTGGTGCCCCGTGCGGAGGGCGCCGAACGCCCCGACCTGGTGGTGCTGCCCGAGGCGTTCGCCCGCGACTTCGGTTCGGCGGGCTCGGACGTGAGCCCCTTCGCGGAGCCGCTCGACGGGCCGTTCGGGTCGGAGCTGGCCCGGGTCGCCGAGGATCGGGGGACCACCGTGGTGGCGGGGATGTTCGAGGCCGGTCCCGATCCGGAGCGGCCCTACAACACGCTGCTGGTTCGCGGGGCGGCCGCGGCGTCGTACCGGAAGGTGCATCTCTACGACTCGTTCGGCTACCGGGAGTCCGACCGGCTCAGCGCCGGTGGGGTGGCCCCGACGGTCGTGGAGGTCGGCGGCTGGCGGGTCGGGCTGATGACCTGCTACGACCTGCGCTTCCCGGAGATGGCGCGCTCCCTGGTCGACGCCGGTGCCGACGTCCTGGTGCTGCCGGCCGCCTGGGTCGCCGGGGAGGGCAAGGTGCACCACTGGCGCACCCTGCTGACCGCCCGCGCGATCGAGAACACCGTCTACGTCGCGGCGGCCGGGCAGCCGGCCCCGCGTTACTGCGGCACCAGCCTGGTGCTGGACCCGATGGGCCGCGAGATCGCCGCGCTGGGCGAGTCCGAGGACCCCGCCACGACGACGGCCGTCGCCGACCCCGAGCTGCTCCTTCGGACCCGTGACGCGAATCCCTCGCTGCGCAACCGGCGGCTCTGA
- the mobA gene encoding molybdenum cofactor guanylyltransferase encodes MIETGLTTFSAIVLAGGRASRLGGADKASIELDGRTLLARSLDAVIDAAEVVVVGTQVPTERPVTFVVEDPAFGGPVAGLLTGRDQLLRRTPVLAVLAVDMPFLTATTFRRLTAAAVGHDGAILTDPDGRRQLALVVETARLDAVRPGREEQHGAALHRLLEPFDLAEVDARGDEHRDVDTWTDLRDLA; translated from the coding sequence GTGATCGAGACCGGGCTGACCACCTTCTCCGCGATCGTGCTGGCCGGCGGCCGGGCCAGCCGGCTCGGTGGAGCCGACAAGGCGTCAATCGAGCTGGACGGCCGCACCCTCCTGGCGCGCAGCCTGGACGCGGTGATCGACGCCGCCGAGGTGGTCGTGGTGGGTACGCAGGTCCCGACCGAGCGGCCGGTGACCTTCGTGGTCGAGGACCCGGCCTTCGGCGGACCCGTGGCGGGTCTGCTGACCGGGCGCGACCAGCTGCTGCGTCGTACTCCGGTGCTGGCGGTGCTGGCGGTGGACATGCCCTTCCTCACCGCGACGACGTTCCGGCGGCTCACCGCGGCGGCGGTCGGGCACGACGGCGCGATCCTGACCGACCCCGACGGCCGGCGACAGCTCGCGCTGGTGGTGGAGACCGCGCGGCTGGACGCGGTGCGCCCGGGCCGGGAGGAGCAGCACGGAGCGGCGCTGCACCGACTGCTGGAGCCGTTCGACCTGGCCGAGGTCGACGCCCGCGGCGACGAGCACCGCGACGTCGACACCTGGACCGATCTGCGCGACCTGGCCTGA
- a CDS encoding DUF6457 domain-containing protein, translating into MNLHDWIDEVCDLLDIEAEADEALLADLAEVAVDNVHASAGPVTAFLLGVAAGGGETDPERIEAMAARVQALAEAWDRPAGAVDETDEDPEADELVDATAPDSVTEADEESLV; encoded by the coding sequence GTGAACCTCCACGACTGGATCGACGAGGTGTGCGACCTGCTCGACATCGAGGCAGAGGCGGACGAGGCGCTGCTCGCCGACCTCGCCGAGGTCGCGGTGGACAACGTGCACGCCTCGGCCGGGCCGGTCACCGCGTTCCTCCTCGGGGTCGCTGCCGGGGGCGGGGAGACCGACCCGGAGCGGATCGAGGCGATGGCGGCGCGGGTCCAGGCCCTCGCCGAGGCATGGGACCGACCGGCCGGCGCGGTCGACGAGACCGACGAGGACCCCGAGGCCGACGAGCTGGTCGACGCGACCGCCCCGGACTCCGTCACGGAGGCCGACGAGGAGTCGCTGGTCTGA
- a CDS encoding HAD family hydrolase, with amino-acid sequence MAEVDPGWTPKIVALDIDGTLLRWVQGRGLSHEEVTEAVHDAVQSVLDAGAHVVLASGRAPHNMTVVADMLDLHGHGEKLWVVAANGAVVFRYPPMDVVHEVTFDAAPAVRAVLAAHPEALVAVEERGVGYRVSAPFPEGELGDNLTIADVEEMVSQPVSRVIIRDPKATVEEFVALAERLGLQGTDYAIGWTAWLDLAPVGVSKASGLQYVADELGLTADDVLAIGDGRNDLEMLTWARRGVAMGQAVDEVKETADAVTATVDEDGAALEISRWFPGAGSVGMSR; translated from the coding sequence GTGGCTGAGGTCGACCCGGGCTGGACGCCCAAGATCGTCGCGCTCGACATCGACGGCACCCTGCTGCGCTGGGTGCAGGGCCGCGGGCTCAGTCACGAGGAGGTCACCGAGGCGGTTCACGACGCCGTCCAGAGCGTGCTGGACGCCGGCGCACACGTCGTACTGGCCTCGGGGCGGGCGCCGCACAACATGACCGTGGTCGCCGACATGCTCGACCTGCACGGCCACGGGGAGAAGCTCTGGGTGGTCGCTGCCAACGGCGCGGTGGTCTTCCGCTACCCGCCGATGGACGTGGTGCACGAGGTCACCTTCGACGCGGCGCCGGCGGTGCGCGCGGTGCTCGCCGCGCACCCCGAGGCGCTGGTCGCGGTCGAGGAGAGGGGCGTGGGCTATCGCGTCTCCGCACCGTTCCCCGAGGGCGAGCTGGGCGACAACCTCACCATCGCGGATGTGGAGGAGATGGTCTCCCAGCCGGTCAGCCGGGTCATCATCCGCGACCCGAAGGCGACGGTGGAGGAGTTCGTCGCGCTCGCCGAGCGGCTGGGGCTGCAGGGCACCGACTACGCGATCGGCTGGACCGCCTGGCTCGACCTGGCACCGGTCGGGGTCTCCAAGGCCTCGGGACTGCAGTACGTCGCCGACGAGCTCGGCCTCACCGCCGACGACGTGCTCGCCATCGGCGACGGCCGCAACGACCTCGAGATGCTCACCTGGGCCCGCCGCGGCGTCGCGATGGGTCAGGCCGTCGACGAGGTGAAGGAGACCGCGGACGCGGTCACCGCCACCGTCGACGAGGACGGGGCCGCCCTGGAGATCTCGCGCTGGTTCCCCGGCGCCGGATCTGTTGGGATGTCCCGGTGA